The genomic segment CGCGCCAACCGCATCCGCGAGATGGTGGAGGCGGGCCGCGACCTCACCGCCGCGGACGTGCTGGGCGAGCAGATGGACGTGCACGACCTGTTCGCCGCGCGCAACCTGCGCTACGCCATCGCCGCCGCGGAAGCCGTGAACGACAGGCGCGCGCTCCGCGAGCTGCGCGGCTGGAACGGCGAGGCGCGGGCGGATTCGCGCGCGGCCGCCATCTTCTACACGTGGTTCGAGGCCCTCCGCCGCCGCGTGGGAGAGGACGAGTACCGCGGCAAGCCGATGTACTTCCCCCGCGCCACGCTGGAGAACATCCTCCAGGCCGGCGACAGCCCGTGGGTCGACGACGTCCGCACCCCCCAGCGCGAAACTCTCCCCACCCTCTCCGCCGACGCGATGCGCGAGGCCGTGCGCGCGGTGAAGCGGAAGCGCTGGGGCAGCATCCACCGCACGCGCATCGAGCACCCGCTGGGCGCCGTGAACGCGCTGGACCGGGCACTGGGGCTCAACATCGGCCCGTTCCCCAACGGCGGCTCCGGCAGCACGGTGGACGTGGCGGGCTACGGCGGCACGCGTCCGCCGTTCATCAACGGCTACGGCCCCAGCCAGCGCCACGTGGTCGACATGGCCGACGTGGACGGCCAGGGTGGATTCGTGATCCCCACCGGCCAGTCCGGCCTCCCCTTCTCTGCCCACTACAAGGACCAGACGCAGATGTGGCGCACCGGCCGCCTCTGGCTCATCCCCCTGGACCGTGCCAAAGCCTCCGCCCGCACCGTCGCCCGCATGACCCTGCGGCCGTGAAGAAAAAGAGTGACCTTGCTCACGTGGTAAGTTCGCTCTATTATACGTAAGTCGGTTTTAATAGACGCAGGTTTGATCTATTAGACGTAAATGGGTGCTTACCCTCTCTCCTCGGCAGGAGCCTACCGTGGCGCGGCTGAAAGCACAGAGCAGCTTCCGCTATCCGCTTAGCGCGCTTCTCGGCAACCAGGGAGCGGTGCGCGTCGCCCGCGAGCTTTTCCGGCACGGTGGGCCGCTTTCCGGTCCAGAGATCGGCGCGCGCGCCGGAATGACGCGGAGCGGTGTGTACATGGGGCTGGCACCACTTACCGCCGCCGGGCTCGTCCGGCGGATCGGTGGCCAGCGCTCCGGACTATTCCACGTGGTGACGGACCACCCGCTGGCTGTCCCGCTCGCCGCATTGTTCGACGCAGAACACGGGCGTGTCCAGCAGGCGTACGATGCGATCCGCGGAGCGGCGTCCGGAACATCGCCGCGTCCCGACGCGGTGTGGCTCTTCGGCAGCGTGGCGCGTGGGGACGACCATGCCGCAAGCGATCTCGACATCGCCGTCGTGGCCGCGAACGACCGCGTGGAGGAGACGGTGGATGCCGTCCGCGAGGCAGTCCAGGCTGTCGGTGAACGGCTTTTCCTGCGCATCTCGGTAATAGGTGTGAGCCCCGACGACCTGGACCGCATGGCTTCTGCCGCGGAGCCGTTCTGGACCGCAGTGCGGCGCGACGCGAAAACCCTTGCTGGGCCCGAGCCGGACGACCTGCTGCGCGCATACCGCCGCAAGAGACGCCCGGAATCCACGGATGATGGAGACGCGCGATGACCCGGACCGGGCCGTCGCGCGAGGCACGGGCCGACGAATGGAAAGGCAGGCTGGAGAACGCGAAGGGATTCCACGGGGCGGCGAAGGACCTGCTGGATCTTCACGAAGACGGCCCGAGCACGAACCCGATCCTCACGGTCATCGTTCATGCGGCGATCGCGTATGGCGATGCACTGACGGCGTCGGTGGGAAGAGTGAACCAGAAGGACCACTCAGCTTTGCCGAAGCTTGTTCAGGATGCACTCGGACGGCGAGCCGACCCGGAGCAGATTCGCCGGCTTCAGAGGATTCTCGACGAGAAAGACTCCGTGTCGTACGGTGCGCGGCGGGGCACCACGGAGCAGGCCCGCAAGATGTACGAGCAGCTGGAGCGGTTCGGCACCTGGGCAAAGGACATCCTGAGCTGACCAGAAGAACGGCGCATCGTCAAAACGGTGCGCCGTTCCTTTCATGCGCTCACGACCCAGCGCTTGTCACACGTACATCCGGAAGAAGGAGACTTCCGGCTTGCACATGAAGCGGACGGGGAGCACGGAGGTGCCGATGCCGCGGGAGACGAAGAGCGGCGGGCCGCCCTCGCGGAACCACCCGTGCGCGTACCGCCCGCTACCCGGCGGCAGCACCGGCGCCCACCCGAAGAGCGTGACCTGCCCGCCATGCGTGTGCCCGGACAGCATCACGTCGAACGCGTAGGAGGCGGAGTCGAGCGCGGGCGCCACCGTCTGCCCTGCGACGGCGACCGGGCGAGCGATGGCGGGAAGCTGGTCGCGGAACTTGGGCGAATGCGCCAGGAGAATCCGGCCCCGCACCGGCGCCACGTCCGCCAGCGCGCCGCGCAGGTCCGGCCGGCCGACGAGGTCGTCCACGCCCGTGATGGCGACGTGCCCGCCATCGTGCGGGTGCAGCACCGTGCGGTTGATGAGCAGCTCGCAGTTGAAGCGGGCGTAGACCCGGGCGAGCTCCGCCAGGTCCACGCCGCTCCAGTGCTCCCAGTTGCCCAGGATCGCGTACTTGGGCGTCGCGCGGTCCAGCAGGCCGAGCAGCCGCTCCAGCTTCGGCAGCGCATCCTTGCGGTCTACCGAGTCGCCGGTGATGGCGATGAAGTCCGGCCGCTCGGAGTTG from the Longimicrobiaceae bacterium genome contains:
- a CDS encoding nucleotidyltransferase domain-containing protein, whose amino-acid sequence is MARLKAQSSFRYPLSALLGNQGAVRVARELFRHGGPLSGPEIGARAGMTRSGVYMGLAPLTAAGLVRRIGGQRSGLFHVVTDHPLAVPLAALFDAEHGRVQQAYDAIRGAASGTSPRPDAVWLFGSVARGDDHAASDLDIAVVAANDRVEETVDAVREAVQAVGERLFLRISVIGVSPDDLDRMASAAEPFWTAVRRDAKTLAGPEPDDLLRAYRRKRRPESTDDGDAR
- a CDS encoding metallophosphoesterase, yielding MDRRGFFKRVGAGVGAVGVAAAGMDAVLVEPHTVEFTNHEVNERRPEHRSVLRFAQITDLHLRRLEPRHHAIATRVNSERPDFIAITGDSVDRKDALPKLERLLGLLDRATPKYAILGNWEHWSGVDLAELARVYARFNCELLINRTVLHPHDGGHVAITGVDDLVGRPDLRGALADVAPVRGRILLAHSPKFRDQLPAIARPVAVAGQTVAPALDSASYAFDVMLSGHTHGGQVTLFGWAPVLPPGSGRYAHGWFREGGPPLFVSRGIGTSVLPVRFMCKPEVSFFRMYV